A region of the Candoia aspera isolate rCanAsp1 chromosome 15, rCanAsp1.hap2, whole genome shotgun sequence genome:
AATATTTTGCTTCTAGGCTTCTAATTATTACGTGTATCTTTTCTGCCGTAAAAGACAGAGGGGAGGGTGCTTTTTGCTCTGGTCCAGCCACTAAATACTCTTTTTGATGTAATGGGAAGCTCTTACTATTGCAGCTCTGAGATCCCGTTCATTGAAAATAGTACAGAAATGTTTCAAGTAAATAATATGGCTTGCCAAAGGAAGCTTTCATTGACTGGCAACAGATCTCCAAGGTTCTGAATCAGCCTTTGCCTGGCTCTGCCTGACAAGGGCAGGAATTGATGCTGCTATCTGCAGGCTACCACCCTCTCAACCGTTAAAACATCTGTTTACGTGTGTCTGTAAATTCTGTGAAGAACACTGCAAATTTGAGCCTAGGCAACCCTGATCTTTGTCTGATCTGGAAGTTATGTAGGTGTTCTGCTGCCCAGCTGCATAAAGCTGGTAGTGCACTATAGGTGGTTTCAAGAAACCTTTCTTTGATCTTTTGCCTGCTCTGCTTTTCCAGGTACTTCCTCTGTGAGATCATCTCCGAAGACCCTCGCTGTCGGCAGCTTATTGAAGAGCGCATAGTGCACAATGCAGTGAAGAATGCTGTTGCAAGAATACATGGAGATTTTGGAGTAGCCTGTTGCTCCATTGCTTTTTCAGGTCTGGTTTCCAGGGCTTTGCCAGTGCGCAGTACGCTTTATGCTAGAATGTGTAGCCACTCCTGGTAATAACAAATAATTGAGGCCCAGTTGAGAATTACATCAATGTTTGGCAAAAGTCTAGTTCAGCCTTCTCAACACATTTGGGAGATGTCATGTCAAGGAAGGTCATTCCTATTGcttgaataaggaaaaaaatatatacagtagtcctcagttaacaaaggcaattgggactggaattgctgttgctaagcaacatgatcattaagtgtgacatcatgtgagtGCGCCACTTATTCCAGCACTCCTAGTTGCcactgttaagcgaatcaccatgggtcattaagtaaggatgttatgtggtcaccatttgcaacctcctgccagcttccccattgattttgcttgttggaagctggcaaaggtggttgcaaatggtgaccacgtgaccgtgggatgccgCAACATGTATCATGAATGCCCAGTTCATGaacacgtgaccacagggatgctgtgacagctgaaacactgaggactggttgtaagtaccacttgttcagcaccatcacaagtttgaacagccactgaacgagtggtcattaagcgaggactgcctgtatttaaaaataacatataattgGACAACTTGCTTTTCTTACCTCTCATGTGTAGTTCCTCCACAATGCTGTAGGTGAACACATGGGTTATTTTGTTCCTTCAAGGGAGGTTGGGCAACCAGTCTGAGTCCACCTGATAAGGTTCATGATGAATGGAATTTTATCTTGGGGCTCCACATTCCAAATAGGATTTTTCTTCATTGAACTGGCAGGTCGTTCTGTTAGAACTTTGCTGTCATATTTTCAAGGATGTCTGCACAACTGTAAAAGTTACTAAAGGAAGCCACAATTCTCCAAGAAGGGAGGGAAACCACTGCATGCTGCCCATCCCACCACTTCCCCACCTCCCCTTCCTAGATTGGGAAGCCACcagattctcttctgtttctcTCTTCAGTAAAGTACCTCAACGCCTACACGGGAGTGGTTCTCTTCTGCTGCCGGAAGGATTTTTATCGGCTTCTGTGGTCATCCCTTCCCTTTATTACTCACTTGGAAAATAGGAGCCAACGCTGCCCCTGTTCTTTTAACACCCTTCATGTTGGAGGTAAGCTTTCTCTTGTAAGAGTCTGCATTTAAcagtacaactttttaaaaatcatctccTGTGCAATGAAATCTCTTAATGTAAATAGTCTGATGTGTTATTACTGTGTTCATCTTTGCCAGAAGTGGAATCATTCAGAGTCTCCCAATAAACTTGGGTAGCAGCAGCTGTTATAAATGCAGTGGTGTAAAcagatgtgtttgattttttttaaaaaataaaaaatctacaGAGTTTACAGTAAGGCCACAAACACGCACGGTATAACGATCAATTGTAAAAAATAGACagttgaaatgaaaaaaagaaagccaggttggtgtcgtggttaaaggGCATTGTGctagaaggttggaagtcactttttctgctttctatctaGTTCTGcagttttatagtttttcttttttctttagatctGTACTCTGTCTtactatactctatattttgtattctaactatactttgaaaatcagtaaagttcttttaaaaaaaaaactgcatggacttgtgcAGGCAATTGTCAGGAATTAAGattaactcaaaggcacacagGTAATGGAAGAAAAAGCAAGCTTCCCAGCATCACCACTAGGATGTAGCCTTCAGGGATGGGTGTCACCTTCTTAGGGTTCTAATCCCCTTTCTGTGAGTCAATATCAAGAGGTTTTTGTCTTGGCACGTTATCCACAAGTAGGACTGGTGTAGTTCAGCTCCTGGGGTCCATCCAGAAATCATGCTAGAAGCAGTTCAGAAAATTTACATTACTTTCTCTTGCACCAATATTGGGCAATAATTACGTATGTATCTTATTTCTATGCTAATTTCTAAACTAATTTCTAGATTTTGTAAGTAGTACATATTtcagtcactagatggcagcagagatagaGAACAATGATGTTTTCCTGCCCtctagtggttgcctggattCTTGCAGCACAGATACTGTAGCCCTAATCCTGAAGGAATTGTGCCCAAGTTCTAAAGATTACATCAAGGGCCTTAATATAATCTCCATTTCTTGCTTATCAtatgaattctttaaaaatgggCAACAAGAGTGGCTCACTGTGGTTTGCTCCATTACTTCTTCCATTGTGTCTCCTTCCACATATTTGGTGCCCACAAGTTTCTTCTCTGATGAATATTCTTGGCAAAATTTCCTGCTACAATTTGtttcctggctttttaaaaatccattactCTGAGCAAATATTTAGGCTGCAAGTATTTCCTCACCTGCAGAGTGCTGATCTTTCCCTTCTCTGCCACTAGCAACAATACGCACGTGTCAGAAGTTCCTTGTTCAGTACAACAGGGACCAGCTACTGCTGCTGTTACGGAACTGTACCAGTGAAGGTAATTATGTGGAATGTTGGCATCCCCTGAGCAAAGTGCAGGCCTGTAACTTAATCTTTGTTTCCAAGAATTTCTCAGAATCTCAGCTGAGACCTGTAAGctttcaaagaaaatgaaaatgagggGCGGGGGAATGGCAGGACATAGTTTGGTAAATCAGTACTTTGTTAACTGTGTTGTCTGTAGCGGCAGCTCTTTGAAAAAATGTGAACTGCATCCCCCAACCCACGTATTTTGCAGATCCATTATAGGAAGGCAGACCTTCATATGTCTCATAGCTAGGCCAAAATCAGAGTGCCATGTAAAAAGAGATTGAATCTAACATTACCAAGCACTTCTTACTAATTATCTAATTACTAATCTAATTACCAGGCACTAGGCTCCCTAGGACATTGgctttcttcttcactttctttttGACTGCTTTCTCCAACAGGCTGTggagtttattttttctttaaatcaaatCCCCTGTGTATTTTTAGTCAAGGTTGAGTATTACCATTCCTCAGTGGGAGTACCAAAAACCTATGTGGAATACCAGCTTCCTGGAAATCTCaacttttttcttctaatttctaATCCCTGATGCTCAGAAAGTTAATCTGGGTTGTGTATGAGCAGTCAAAGCCTGCTAAAGGTCAAGGGAGGACAGCCACTTTTTTTTGTCACTCCAGATGCTTGACCAACAGGTTCAGACAGTCAACAAGAAAGACCATCCATTGGATAGAGAAATATGGGAGCTGCCGTCCTAGTTGGGAGAAGGAATGCTACAGAGACACTCCATCGCCATCATCTAAGCTAGATGGGGAGGGCTACAAGAAGACCTTTATTGATGTGAAAATGAGAGTGCCTTGCAAGTTCCTTTCACCTGTTTTGCCAGCTGATAGAGAAGCCATCCGGAAGTCCATCCAGAGCTGTGCACTTGTGGGAGTGGAGCAGTCCCAGAGGGAAGATGAAGAGAGTGAGGAGAACATGGAGTTGGATTGAATTGCATCGCCCTGGAGGTGGTTAAGTCAAGGAGATGGGTTGTGTGGTCCTCACCTGGCAAGGAtcagtattcccccccccccttccgtTTTTCAGGATTTTAAAATCTGCTAAAAAACTAGCTGAATGCTTTAGCTAGTGTGTgtataccagtatttctcaacctcgataattttaagatgtgtggactaactcccagaattcttcagccagccatcttaaaagtggccatggttgagaaacattggtatatCATATAGATCTGCCTCCCACAGGTCTCTGTCTTCCTATTTGCACAAGTGCAGAGGAAGGGTGGGAAGGCTTTTTGCCAGAAAGGTGCTATTGACCCATAGGAAAACCACACAGGGGCTGAAGCTGGACGGTGGGTGGAAACTGGGGTCACAGGCAGAGTGGAGGATGTGCAGAGTGCAATCAGCAAGTGCTGCAAAAATTAGCAGTCCAGGCAGCAAGTGGCCATGGTTGGCAATACCCAACAACCACCCATGGAGTAGGCAAAGTGGTTCCCCTCCCTCTCTGATTAGAGCAGCAAAAGGGTACCCACGTGAAATCCCGGTTGACAGAAACAGCAGCAAACCCAGAATATGCTTGCTTGGGATGGAACGAGCAACAGTCAACAAGATCTGAATTTGGCAGGTGcacatttttgtactttttttttttgtatcgtTTTGATAATTCTATAGTTGTGTTTATTATGAGGGCATGCTATGAATGAAGTCTAGAATCCTTTGTATAATATAGTTATAAAaggctgaataaaataaaaaccaaaattattGGTATATTATTTTTGAGGGGGGGGTTGGTGGGTGATGTTTCTAATCATGAACCATCCAGAACTTCCAGGAATGGGTGGCATtcagtgtgtgtgtatccatcaTTCATTCAGGAGATAATTCCTTTCTTCAGTTTACATACTATTTGACTAATACCTGACTAATACGCCACTGTTTCAACTCTACCCTTAATTGCACTATTCTGGGTTTCAAAGGAAATTTTCCAGAATAATTTAACCCAGGGGCGTATTCTCACATCCTGCTAAGTGCAGCACAAAATACCCTGCTAACTCTTGTTAAAGGACACGACTGCaggaaatttaaaatatgaaatatgccACTGTAAATAGGCTCTGCTTTCCGAGAGAGGGGAAAATTCAGTGTCTCAAGAGACAGATGCAACAGCACTCTGAAAGGATATCAAGGCCTGTTCTCTTGTTCCCGAGTGCTGGACATGGAGCCACATATTGGAATTGAGGATTAGGGTGACTAGAAAAACattaacagtaaggacagacagACAGTGGGACTTGTCCCCCAGAGAGGAGGTGGGCTCTCCTTCATTGGGCGTGTTCAAGGGAGGCTGGactgagatgctttaatttggatgccTGCCCTGAGCAAGGGATTGACCTCAACATCCCATCCAACTCCAGGGTTCCGTGATACTGGCATTAGACATACTGCTACCGTGTCATTTTCTGCGCAATTACAATTAATGCAAATGCCATTCAGGCCGGGCCATGCCATGCTACAAGGGCCGAACTGAAGTACTTTTGGTAGTCATCCATCTCTCCACCAGCGTCCTTTGAGTCACTGCAGCCTCAATACTGAAGGCCAACTACTGTTTTAGTATATTCTGTAAATCAACATAGCTTGTTCAGGCATCACatgttatatacacacacactgcgGTCTGTGAATCTTGGGTTTAGCATGCAGAAGGCCGCTAGGCGTATCTGGAAGTACCATCCTACGAGTTAAAAAGTTTCTTGTACTGCTGTGCTGTATATTGTATGCCTGAAAGCAAAGCAGCATCTATTATCAGAAAGGTGTGTTTCTAAAGGGGCACCTGGTCCTGATGAAATATTCCCCACAGTGGGGAACGTGCCCATCTTCCAGGGATGACTTAAAAAAAGCATCTGCAAAAATGAGGGGATCACACAGACCAAAAGTTTGTGAATTTTAAATTGCTACAAGACGTGTGACTGGTTTGGGCTGCAATGGAGTAACAAAGCAACAGCGTCCTGTTCTGGAAGACAAGCTTCGGGCTTTTGACGCGGCTAATCCCTGCTCACAACGAGACAAGTTGTTTCCAAATGAGAGGGACTCAATCCAAAACAGAATGACAAGAAACCTGCAGAAATGCCAGTTGTTGTGCATGTGGTTTATTGCCACTATTTACCTTTCCTGCTGTAGCACACCGAACTTCATTGTAGTCAATGGAAGTGACACTTTAGTACTAATTAATTTCAGATCAAGCCAAAAGCAGCGCAGAACAAGAGACTTTCTCGGACAAAAGGAACAAAGGTGGGAAAAGGACACACATCATCCTGACCAAGTGGAATCTGGGCGCCAAGCAAACGCCGGGCGCCGGGCTCCTTCCGTGCGAAGGGAAACACTGTTCcttatccctcccccccccccaggaattAGCACCATGACTCCAAAAGCGGCCGCTGCACGCGGACTGACTACAGCAGGTTTCTTCCAACAAAACTTCTGCAAACACTGCCCTTTGGGGAAAGGTTAAGAATAGCAACTGGAAGCGGGAACCGAGCTACTTGCACCACGACCTATTCTTCATCAAGGCTCTAATTAAGCGGGCACAGCAGTCAGTGCGCCCTCTATCAGCTGGTGTCTTGCCTATGTCCAAAGGGGGGCAACAAGCAGGCAATAAAAGGCTGGCTGCTCTTCGCCCGCTGCAGCCCCAGGCTGGTCGTATGCAACACTGCCTGCCCCCCGAACGGCAAAAGCAGGCCCGCCCTCCACCCGTCGTGCTGTGCTTCTGCGGTCCAACTGTAAGTCGGGTAAAAGGGGCCGGCCTGACATAGCCCACGTCCTTTTGGCTAAGGGTATGTGATGCAATACTTCAGTTTGGTATCAGCAAGCAAACAACATATGCTCATTTTTTGATCCCTAACCCTCCCGCTTCCCCGAAACAGATTGTGTTCAAACTAAAATAATTTATCTATAGCAgcaaaaacacaaaagcaaaccaaataaatcaaGAGGAGGAAGAATTTGCTCATTAGTAGGATCACTTGGTATGAACCACCGAAGTACTGAACAACAgcttttgcttctgcttttttttcttgcctcttttctcctctgcaaaagaaaaacagccaTCAGCACTTTCCAAAGCAACTTTCATTTGAGCAGGACGGCTAATTACTTGCGAGGGAGTTCCAGCCCTATCTGAGGAAGAACCATCCCTCAAGCAGTACCGATCGGTTCCCTTCCTGCCTCCTAAGCCCACATTCCTAGGAAGCAGTGCttgggaaggaaaaaagctgcagctCCTGTGACACCTGCCTGCAAATTCCATTACCACCACTGCATGTTGCATGAAGATCCCAATTCTATTTTACTTATAAAAAGTGCAGCCTGCATGTTGTAGAGTACTTCTAGGGCCCGCTCTTCTACATCTCACATGTAGGTCCAGCTACATATTATTTCCTAGTATTATTTCCTTTGTTCCACACCATTATGATTTAAACTCAACTATGAGCCACATGCACTCAGCAACTCCACTACTTGCTGCTGCAGCAGCAAATGCCAACTTAGTACTTAGCTGGCATTGCCACACCATCCCATGAGGTCTGTGATTCATGCACTGCATTCTGCTGGGAAAACGTAAGGAAGGCACAGCCACGATGGCACAAGCGTCAGCACTGCTGGGGATCCTAGCCGCCATGACACAAAGGCCCACCTGCACCTGCATTTGTGCACAGAATTAAGGGCCAGTTCCCTGTTCTTCTACTTACCTAAGAGGTGGTCAGAAGTGGACGGTTTGTCCAGTTTGAGGAAGGCTGCCTCAAGAGCCTGGCTGAACGAGTTCTGGAAACTAGGCACGGGCACACGGTCGGAGTTATCGCTCTCCCCATCGCTATCTCCTGGAGCTGGAGGTGCCCCAGCGGTCATCTCTTCTGAAAGATGCTGTTTTGAGATTCCTAGAAAGGCTGAACAGGCCTGTCACCCCATCACGATGAAATAGCGACTGTTTGAGTCCTCTCTGGTGGCTCTCCACTTGCCAGGAAAAGACTGAGGTCTTTGGCCTTTCAAGTCGCTCTGAGTTTAATATTTATGGCTCGTTCGAATATTTCAAGATAATAGTGTTTTGTTGCCATCCTTGATTCActttatctgtttttaatcttACTGACAGAGGTGAACCTTTTTTGCATTTTATCACTGTTGTTGGCTATTTCAAATGTGATGCACGAGAAAGGTAGGATTATCAACTGAGATAACTCACTGCGCAATTATCCAGAAAAGCCTATTTGAGAAAGCTGCTGTagagaaacagggagcaaaccccacactcccccacactgatggtgttacctagtcgggtaatgaaacgtctgcaagcaaacaaccaagctcagagagcacccaggactccagaGAGGCCTAGACCAAAAGAATAATCCTGCTTACCTTTCTTCTTTGGCTGAGAACTATTCCATACTTCTGGTTTGGCTTTTCCAGCCCTCAGCATCTAAAAAGACACAAGACAGACTCAGAAACCAGACTGTTCACCTCACATGATGGTTTTTATTGATTTGGGAATCAAACTGGATCATCTGATTACCAAGCGAGACATAAACCTTCTGCATAATAACACGGCTGCTTGAGATAAATGAAATGATAAAGGGAATGGCAATTTCTCCATTTTAGATTTACTCAGCAATGTAGGCTGCTTTGTAATTCGAGTTCAGTCTCAACTTTTGCTCTCCATAAAACCTGTTTGTGAAAGGATCTATTGAGAAGAGAAGGTCTTGCATACAGCAGCACGCACCTGGGCAAATGAAGGGAAGGCAGCGTCTTCCTCCAGACTTCCAATAAATAACGTGGGACTGCCAAGGCTGGCAGATGACAGTGGAGTCAACAAGGACTCTAGAAGAAACAAAGGCACATCTTGAGCGTAAGAATGAAGAGTCGTTACTAAAGAGGCAGAGACAGTTTTTTGATACTGTGCCCCCAAAACCCCACTTTTATTACTGTATTAACACTCCTGGTTTTTCAGATGTGAGCGTCCTGTAACTGATTTTCAGCCCTTCGGAGCTTCACCTCGCAAATATCTGCTGCTCTGCTTTGAAAGTATCTGGCGGGCCTGCAGCTTCACTACTGTCCCCTTGGACTGAGTTATTATGCAAATGTTAAGAGTTGCCACTCACTGGTGGAGGAAGCAATTAAACAaggctttacagcagtgtttctcaaccgtggcaactttaagatatgtggacttcaactcccagcatactggctggggaattctgggagttggaagtccacacatctttgccaaggttgagaaacgtggCTTTAGAGGATGCTGCTGGTTGGTGGCTGAAACTGCCCTGGCTGCTCACCTGTCTGGGGAGCGGGACTTCCTCCAACACAAGCCAGTAGCGCGTCGCTCTGGTTCTCAGGGCCAACGTGTTCCCCTGAACAGGCACTGAAGGCCGGAAACTGCTGCAGGTTCTCTAAAGCGAAATGGACCTCTGGATCTAGATGTAAAAGCAAAAGTTCCACTTCTGTAACAAACTTAATCGTTTGGGCaatagctttctcttcagttacTTTGGTCAACTGAAGCTCAGGCAACTTCGTTTTCTTCCCAGAAGAAAAGGTTACTAAAGGAAGCCACAATTCTCCAAGGAGGGAGGGAAACCACCGCATGCTGCCCATCCCACCACTTCCCCACCTCCCCTTCCTAGATTGGGAAGCCACcagattctcttctgtttctcTCTTCAGTAAAGTACCTCAACGCCTACACGGGAGTGGTTCTCTTCTGCTGCCGGAAGGATTTTTATCGGCTTCTGTGGTCATCCCTTCCCTTTATTACTCACTTGGAAAACAGGAGCCAACGCTGCCCCTGTTCTTCAATAGCCCCGCAGCTTCACTGCCCAAAACAGGTTTGTTCCATTGCCACCTCTGCAAAATCACATTTGGCAAGCCAACCTTGCCAAAGTACAGCATAAATGATCCCTCAGTACCGACTCGGCTTTCCCTCTCTGCCAAACTAGGCCTGGGCCTGCACTCTGGGTGGTATAAGACGCACGGACGAGCTTTGCCCGGGAGCGCCACTCACATTTGCCTtgcttcttgttttcttccatctCAATCCTGCGTTCCCGACGTCGTTCATCCCGTGCTTTCTTCTGCCTGAGGCGCTTCCGTTTTTCAATGTCATCTAAGGGCCGTTGAAAGAGAGCCTTGGTGAGATGGGCTACTGCCAGCGAACAAATCTCCCCTGCACAGCCCTTCAGGGAGCTGGGCagcagcccccccgcccccgcatCCCCATCAAGCCCAAACCCAGGACTCGGGCTTCAGGTTTCACTGGCTGCCAGGTCGTCCACGTCCACGGATTCAACCTCCTTTCCATATCCAACACTTCCACTAGCTGCCTTTCTTCTTTCAACCCAAATCCCAAATACTAGATTTTCCTGAACAGAAAACTCGTTTTTCCTTAGTAGTTTAATTTAAAAGTGAGAGGATACTTTGTCTAAGCTCTTTTTTTAGGCAGTCTTTCCTGTGGGTGATTAATTAAGTTGGGAACCGCTGAACCCACCTCCTGAGGATTCCGTGGCCACCCCCACTACGCCTTCTTAGGAGCGACACGGGAGCACCGGGAGGTTTTCCCTGTGTCCCAGGCTAGCTGCTGCCACAGCATTCCTCGTGGCCTTCCAACTATAAACCAGGCATGGTTCAATTCTGAGCTCCAGCAAGGTTTGTCAGGTGCTGCCACCGGCTCAACAGAGGGTTAACTTTTTCTTGAAATCCTTTTTACAACAGAAAGCAGAACTCCCGGAGCTCAGCTTTTCAGAGCTCACCTGAAAACATCTGCAGAGTTTCCTTCGAAATGACAGGAGGCTTCAAAGCTAATTCGCAGATACTGAACTCACAGGTGAGGGGCAAATGACACAGGTAACGATGACGCTGGCGCACGTCCTGCAGGCAGGAGTTGCGGTTTAGAGAAGAGAAGCGGACCACAACTCTCCCCCCTGCAACTCCCACCCCTCAGATTGCCGGCATACAAAATATGCTAGCCAACGCCCCACGTGAGCAGCACGTGTCGCTATACCCAGCCCCAACAGGCTCCCAGAAAGAGTCTGAGCAAGCACTGGATTGAGCCATCTTCCAGCAAATTGAGGTCTTAAGGCTGACCCGAAAGGCAACGTATGCCCATCAACAATTACCTCCGTCATTGAGTGGCCAGATATCTCCACGACAGCAGCTGTGATCTTCTCTGGACTCTTCTCAAGGCTCCCGTACTCGCGCACGAGGCAACGGACATTCACTGGATGCAGATACAGACACTGTCCGTCTTCAGCTACAGTATCAGAAAAGAGGTTACAGGACAGTTGCTTAAAGTCAGAAAACTAAGGCGA
Encoded here:
- the POP5 gene encoding ribonuclease P/MRP protein subunit POP5 encodes the protein MVRFKNRYFLCEIISEDPRCRQLIEERIVHNAVKNAVARIHGDFGVACCSIAFSVKYLNAYTGVVLFCCRKDFYRLLWSSLPFITHLENRSQRCPCSFNTLHVGATIRTCQKFLVQYNRDQLLLLLRNCTSEADREAIRKSIQSCALVGVEQSQREDEESEENMELD